In the Oncorhynchus nerka isolate Pitt River linkage group LG6, Oner_Uvic_2.0, whole genome shotgun sequence genome, TGGCAGACTTGGTGCCCTTGGGACCAGTATTTGTCATGAAGCTTAACTTTATACCTTCCTTCCTCATCTGTGTCTCATctcaggacagagagaaggggctgGTATTTGTCAATCGCTGGAATTCATGGCAGCACGATCCAATGGTAGGCAGTCCAGTCAGTTCTTAGTATCACCTCACACCAAGTTGCCCATATATCTATATctagacctctataccaggcggtgtcagactgttttttctgctaccgcacggcaagcggtactggaacGCCAAGTCCAAGAAGCTtctgcttctacccccaagccataagactcctgaacagctaatcaaatggctacccagactgttTGCATTTCCCCCCCCACTACTGTTATCTATGCATaggcacttaaaaaaaaaaaatctgagaatTGAATCAATGCATGAAACAAACCATGTGGACAAAGTTATGTGTAGTAATAATTGTTTATGCCTCTACAGTTGGCATGACCAATATGGGCTACTATATCAGTGGTTCCAGTTATCATGCTAGCAAAGGTAACTGAAAGTGGTGACCCCTTGTGGACTGGTTTGAACAGGAGcacttatttatttttaatcaacCGAGATTCATTATTTATTTCTCAAATGTAGTTGACGAACAAAATACGTAAAAAAAAATAGGATTATTCACACAGCGCAAACACACTGGGGTCAAAATCCCCTTTGACTTGATAAGTTTCAACTACACTGCATTCATCACTCAGTTGTGATTCATTCATCACTTTTAGCTcagtagtcaggagaggagacaaggaaaggAGACGACCACACCAATTCCTCCTTGCCTTCAAATGATTGAGCCAAACCCCATTAAATCAGACAGTTCTCGAACATCCTTCTCCGGAGCAGAGTGGTCCCCTAGCCTAGATGGATCCGTCGGCCACCCTTCTGAAGAGCGTCTGTCGCTGCTGGGCTGTCATGTTCTCACAGCTCTCCAGCAGGTTGGCCACGATGAGGGTCTGCTGGATGGTCTTGGACTTGACCCACACCCGCCCGTTCATCCCCACCACAATCTCAAAGGGGAACATCTTCTCCAGGTCCTTGGCTATCTCACTCTGGGGTGCCAGCAGCCTGGATAAAGAGAGGACATTTACTTTTCAGAACCAGGGTCGTGTTGAGTGGTGCAACATAACAGAATGTTTAGATAGATTTGTAAAATGTAAATCATATGCTGAATGTTAACTGTGAGGCTGTTTTGAATAACACTTGCTAAATGACCATAGACTGGTTTTATTATTGTGACATACCTGCGTACAAGTCCTAGGGACACCTTGAAGAGAAGCCCGCCTGCTCCAAACACCCCCATCCCGTTGGCTCGTCCAcagctgtctatacacaccagctcCGGCTCCatgtctttgttggcaatgatgAACTGAGAGTACACCAGGTCCCCCACCTGCAACGGCACCACAGAAACAAAATTGAGAAAGACTAGTGCCATCAAActttaaattcaattgatttcaGGTGAATTTGACTTTCTTTACGTGCTCACATGCCTGCAATTGATTGTTAGCTGACGTTTGTAGTGGCTGTTTAAAGAACAGCCCTGGATGATCTTTTCTCTTGGCCCATAGGCTACTTTTTAGGGTGAAGAACCATCTAACGTCGAGTTGTAAAATAGTGAGCCTTCCTCCTGGAAGAATAAAGAAGTGTTTGTGACAATACTGACCTGCACATTAGGTCTATTCCTCTTGGTAGCCCCCTCGA is a window encoding:
- the LOC115130743 gene encoding LOW QUALITY PROTEIN: exosome complex component RRP40 (The sequence of the model RefSeq protein was modified relative to this genomic sequence to represent the inferred CDS: inserted 1 base in 1 codon); the encoded protein is MLSCFKDKVGDVLLPGDVFYFQMPESITDSKPEKVVCGPGLRRNGDEVLVCKSGILRHKQPNLYWIDSQQRRYVPGKGESVIGIITAKSGDIFKVDVGGXEQASLSYLAFEGATKRNRPNVQVGDLVYSQFIIANKDMEPELVCIDSCGRANGMGVFGAGGLLFKVSLGLVRRLLAPQSEIAKDLEKMFPFEIVVGMNGRVWVKSKTIQQTLIVANLLESCENMTAQQRQTLFRRVADGSI